One window of Magallana gigas chromosome 2, xbMagGiga1.1, whole genome shotgun sequence genomic DNA carries:
- the LOC105339639 gene encoding 70 kDa neurofilament protein — protein MSQTRETVTEKRTVIKSSSGSSGGFDNKPSMDHMDVNFRSSITPRRSNVIQRSSTGPGFRQSMGGSSSGGTSYVRTVEYGYGSKMDSGLGPGGYEKVSSTGVSTVKNSREREKKDMQELNERFANYIEKVRFLEAQNRKLASELETLRDKWGQETSAVKQMYESELAEARKLIDDLTREKTNLEIKNQSLQEQMQDMQRQLDDAKKYRNQDRETIGRLNQQVSDLEAEVNLLRRTVDSLETDRSRDRERIKNLEAEVDRLRLDLNNETLAHLDAENRRQTLEEEIEFLKKVHEQELKELAALAYRDTTEENREFWKSELSQAIRDIQKEYDNKVDQIRGDMEGFYNLKIQEFRTGATKQNMEVTHIKEENKKLMKQISDQKGRLADLEARNALLEKQYQDLLREYETIESEHTVETTRLKEEITSLRAEMEGILQELQTIMDHKLSLELEIAAYRKLLESEESRYVRGIVASVAALRHPSWRTQRMQPNNFTEPDEEPQDFPEPKPVPEPKMDMDDDRAERDITPDEDNKPLEEETPAVEIPLNEESEQPETTEEVVENTADDGNPEDDNAQKEEPVEGGDDADTAGENEVEQEGATEITEAQKEESKEADIQSEDKDETKETGDKQKNTDEKKEADQKEDNVDDKNAEGNDEKETPEREVEDSGVANDKEGNDNQDDGEKGEEKPVEDSNEKDIQKYKTDTEEIDSKVRDEEAEDTQKESKDQSQDQDDEVKEDVKEDKTNDDADVKTDDKLDDKTDDKVEDKTDDEKKDSQDIEQEKETPTVNGDAKEPGDDDEESHQTMKMMRGEVSAKTTFQRTANGPLTISEVCPEGKYISIENTTSGANRREVNMDGWRLKRTVDGKRDYIYMFRNFTLKPGKVVKIYSRGSAADASVNDLVYRDDDSWGVGSQVTTVLLNESSEEKATHTQKTLYN, from the exons ATGTCTCAGACGAGGGAAACGGTCACTGAGAAGAGGACAGTCATCAAGTCCTCTTCGGGGTCCTCTGGTGGTTTTGATAATAAACCTTCAATGGATCACATGGACGTCAACTTTAGGTCCAGCATCACCCCGCGCCGGAGCAACGTCATCCAGCGTAGCTCCACCGGTCCAGGGTTCCGCCAGAGTATGGGGGGTAGTAGCAGTGGGGGAACCTCGTATGTCAGGACGGTGGAGTACGGCTATGGGTCCAAAATGGACTCTGGTTTGGGACCAGGGGGATACGAGAAGGTGTCCTCAACCGGAGTGTCCACGGTGAAAAATAGCCGAGAAAGGGAAAAGAAAGACATGCAGGAACTGAACGAGAGATTCGCAAACTACATTGAGAAGGTCCGGTTCTTGGAGGCCCAGAACCGTAAGTTAGCATCGGAACTGGAAACCCTGAGGGATAAATGGGGCCAGGAAACTAGTGCTGTGAAACAAATGTATGAGTCGGAATTAGCAGAGGCCCGGAAACTGATAGACGACCTGACCCGGGAAAAGACAAACCTGGAAATCAAGAACCAGAGTCTGCAAGAGCAGATGCAGGACATGCAAAGACA ACTGGATGATGCCAAGAAATACCGCAACCAAGACAGAGAAACCATTGGCAGGCTGAACCAGCAGGTATCTGACCTCGAGGCGGAAGTGAACCTTCTCCGCCGAACCGTGGACTCCTTGGAGACGGACAGAAGCCGTGACCGTGAAAGGATCAAGAACTTGGAGGCCGAGGTCGACAGACTCAGACTG GACTTGAACAACGAAACCCTTGCCCACCTCGACGCCGAAAACAGAAGACAGACCCTGGAGGAAGAGATTGAATTCCTGAAGAAGGTCCATGAACAG GAACTGAAGGAGTTAGCTGCCCTTGCCTACCGGGACACCACCGAAGAGAATCGGGAATTCTGGAAGTCGGAACTTTCTCAAGCCATCCGTGACATCCAGAAGGAGTATGACAACAAGGTGGACCAGATCCGAGGGGACATGGAGGGCTTCTACAACCTCAAG ATCCAAGAATTCCGTACTGGGGCTACTAAACAGAACATGGAAGTTACCCACATAAAGGAGGAGAACAAGAAACTCATGAAACAGATCTCCGACCAAAAGGGAAGACTTGCCGATTTAGAAGCTAGA AACGCCTTATTAGAGAAACAATATCAAGATCTCCTCCGTGAATATGAAACAATTGAATCTGAGCACACAGTTGAGACAACAAGACTTAAGGAAGAGATCACCAGCCTAAGAGCCGAGATGGAAGGCATTCTACAAGAACTGCAGACCATCATGGACCACAAATTATCCCTGGAACTCGAGATTGCCGCTTACAGAAAACTACTGGAATCCGAAGAAAGCCG ATATGTTCGTGGTATAGTAGCAAGCGTAGCTGCTCTACGCCATCCATCATGGCGAACCCAAAGAATGCAACCAAACAATTTCACTGAACCAGACGAGGAGCCCCAGGATTTCCCTGAACCTAAACCTGTCCCTGAACCCAAAATGGATATGGATGACGACAGAGCGGAACGAGACATAACCCCTGATGAGGACAACAAACCACTAGAGGAGGAAACCCCTGCTGTGGAAATCCCGCTGAATGAAGAGTCTGAACAACCAGAAACAACTGAAGAGGTGGTGGAAAATACAGCCGACGATGGAAATCCGGAAGATGACAACGCCCAGAAAGAAGAACCAGTGGAAGGTGGAGACGATGCAGACACAGCTGGTGAAAATGAGGTGGAACAAGAAGGAGCTACAGAGATTACAGAGGCACAAAAAGAAGAAAGCAAAGAAGCAGATATTCAAAGTGAGGACAAAGACGAAACCAAAGAAACGGGTGATAAACAGAAAAACACAGATGAGAAAAAAGAAGCTGACCAGAAAGAAGACAACGTGGATGATAAGAACGCCGAAGGAAATGATGAGAAAGAAACTCCAGAGAGAGAGGTTGAGGACTCTGGTGTCGCTAATGATAAAGAGGGAAATGATAATCAGGATGATGGAGAAAAGGGTGAAGAGAAACCTGTAGAAGACTCAAATGAGAAAGACATTCAGAAGTATAAAACTGACACTGAAGAGATTGATAGTAAAGTAAGAGATGAGGAAGCAGAGGACACACAAAAAGAATCTAAAGACCAAAGCCAGGACCAGGACGACGAGGTTAAAGAAGACGTAAAAGAAGATAAGACTAATGATGATGCTGATGTTAAAACTGACGATAAGTTAGACGATAAGACTGATGATAAGGTTGAAGACAAGACAGATGATGAAAAGAAAGATTCGCAAGACATTGAGCAAGAGAAAGAAACCCCTACAGTGAATGGGGATGCAAAAGAACCTGGGGATGACGACGAAG AATCGCACCAAACCATGAAGATGATGAGAGGGGAGGTCTCAGCTAAGACAACCTTCCAGAGAACAGCTAACGGACCACTGACCATCTCCGAAGTCTGTCCAGAGGGAAAATACATCAGCATAGAGAACACCACCAGTGGAGCCAACCGTAGG GAAGTTAACATGGATGGATGGAGGCTGAAGAGAACGGTTGATGGCAAGAGAGATTACATCTACATGTTTAGAAACTTTACTCTTAAACCCGGCAAAGTTGTCAAG ATCTACTCCCGTGGCTCGGCTGCCGACGCCAGTGTTAACGACTTGGTGTACAGGGACGACGACTCTTGGGGCGTGGGATCCCAGGTCACCACTGTCCTTCTGAACGAGAGCAGCGAG GAGAAGGCAACACACACACAGAAGACTCTTTACAACTAA